One segment of Alnus glutinosa chromosome 2, dhAlnGlut1.1, whole genome shotgun sequence DNA contains the following:
- the LOC133861829 gene encoding protein ROOT PRIMORDIUM DEFECTIVE 1 produces MFLLINLFKHKTPTLKPLLPSLLSNLPPTRPMSQSTSIPKKLERVRDHGYDNYMEIEKKTRKVLKFQELILSLPNQTLPISRLDLLARRLGFKQHESGAFVLKFPHVFDIYEHPVQRILYIRLTRKALLQIEQEKQALHAQIPDAVTRLRKLVMMSNTGRLRLEHVRIARKAFGLPDDFEYSVILNHPQYFRLFDARETRNKYIEIVERDESLAVCAIEKAREREYREKGIDAEDIRFSFIVNFPPGFKIGKYYRIAVWKWQRVPYWSPYEDVSGYDLRSLEAQKRMEKRAVATIHELLSLTVEKKITLERIAHFRLAMNLPKRLKEFLLQHQGIFYISTRGNHGKLHTVFLREAYKRGELIEPNDLYLARRKLADLVLLSPRKANLDRELVNYRRDREDEMEHSRSKFVENDFRNFAVEDNVGKDGEGEDDLDMHVGSDAGSDFTDEDDDCLETADTGRAQ; encoded by the coding sequence ATGTTCCTCCTCATCAATCTCTTCAAACACAAAACCCCAACCCTCAAACCCCTACTACCATCCCTCCTCTCAAACCTGCCTCCCACCAGGCCCATGTCCCAGTCCACCTCCATACCCAAAAAGCTCGAGCGCGTACGTGACCATGGCTACGACAACTACATGGAGATCGAGAAGAAGACCCGCAAGGTCCTTAAGTTCCAGGAACTCATCCTCTCCCTGCCCAACCAAACCCTCCCCATCTCTCGCCTCGACCTCCTCGCTCGCCGCCTTGGCTTCAAACAACACGAGTCCGGCGCTTTTGTCCTCAAATTCCCTCACGTTTTCGACATTTACGAGCACCCGGTTCAGAGAATCCTCTACATTCGATTGACCCGGAAGGCCCTCTTGCAAATTGAGCAAGAAAAGCAGGCTCTCCACGCTCAAATCCCCGACGCCGTGACCCGCCTCCGGAAGCTTGTGATGATGTCCAATACGGGTCGGCTACGCCTCGAACACGTGCGCATTGCCAGGAAAGCGTTCGGCTTGCCTGACGATTTCGAGTACTCGGTAATTCTCAATCACCCTCAATACTTTAGATTGTTCGATGCTAGAGAGACTAGGAATAAGTACATTGAGATTGTTGAGAGGGATGAGAGTTTAGCGGTGTGCGCGATAGAGAAAGCTAGGGAGAGAGAGTATAGGGAGAAAGGGATTGATGCCGAGGATATCAGGTTTTCGTTTATTGTGAATTTCCCACCTGGGTTTAAGATTGGCAAGTATTATAGGATTGCGGTGTGGAAATGGCAAAGGGTTCCGTATTGGTCGCCTTATGAGGACGTGTCAGGGTATGATTTGAGGTCATTGGAGGCGCAGAAACGAATGGAGAAGAGGGCCGTGGCAACAATTCATGAATTGTTGTCATTGACGGTGGAGAAGAAGATTACGTTGGAGAGGATTGCACATTTCAGGTTGGCAATGAATCTGCCGAAGAGGTTGAAGGAGTTCCTTCTTCAGCATCAGgggatattttatatttcaacaAGGGGGAACCATGGGAAGCTGCATACGGTTTTTCTTAGGGAGGCGTATAAGAGGGGTGAGTTGATAGAGCCGAATGATTTGTATTTAGCACGTAGGAAGCTGGCCGATTTGGTCCTGTTGAGCCCGAGGAAGGCAAATTTGGACAGGGAATTGGTTAATTATAGGAGAGATAGAGAAGATGAAATGGAGCACAGTAGAAGCAAGTTTGTGGAGAATGATTTTCGAAATTTTGCGGTTGAGGACAATGTTGGGAAAGATGGGGAGGGGGAGGATGATTTGGACATGCATGTGGGTTCTGATGCTGGCTCTGATTTTACAGATGAGGATGATGATTGCCTTGAAACTGCGGATACGGGTCGAGCTCAGTAA